The Nostoc sp. PCC 7524 nucleotide sequence TTTCCTCGCAAGCAAGCTCTAGCAGTTGACTCGTGTGCCGTGGGTTGATTTTAAAAAGACTTTTCCCGACAAAACTGTCATGTACTCCATCTGAACAATCAACCCGTACTAAGAATGATCAGCATTAGCCTGGACAAAGCGCGTTTTACACCTTGACCATCTCAACGATTCTATTCCTTTAGGTTCGACACACTCAAGCAACTTTTTAGAATGACATAGCTTTAGCAGCTAACCATTCCTGAAACATTTTATTTATAATCTCTTCCCGCCTTTCATCTGTTAATTCGGCAGGAATAAACTCTTTCACCATTAAAATATAATTTACTTTGTCTATAATTAGTGGGCCGATCAGGTCTCCTGGTGTGGTATTAAATACCACTGCGGCTACATCAGGCTTGAGGCTCCAACGGTAAAATTTGCCCTCATAGCCGCAGTGGTTTCGCCGTCTTTGATCAATATCGTAAATATGAGCAGCTTCATAAAAGCTGATTTCACCTTCTTCAATTTGATAGCAAATTTCTTGTGCTAATTGTTTATTTGATACAACTATTTGATAAAGTAAGACCTGATCGTAGTCTAATTGATTTTCTAAAAAATACTTCTCTACATCTTTAGCAAATAAACTTACAGCTAATTTCTTACTTAATAAACTATCAAGAATACCTGCTTCCCAATCTTCAGATAACACTAGCTGATCAACTAACCATGCAATAGTATCACTGGCTTTGACTAAACGTTTTTCATAACGCAGTCTATCAGCTTCAATCTGAATTTCTGCTTCTGTAATTTTTATGTCTCTTTCTTGAGCGGCTGTGTTGATAATTTTTTGATACAAAACATTATTGCATACTTCTTTGATTTGCAAAGTTTTTTTGAGATATGTAACTACTTCTCTGGGAGTAATAATTTCGCCATTAAATTCAATCATAAAGTCAAAGCAGATTTTAAATTAATAGACGATGGTAAAATACAAAGAAAGGGTCAGATCGGAGTAAATTTTTACAAGATCCAACCCCAAACCTTTCTGAATTGGGAAATTAATTAATTGACTCTAGTTATGCTGTCGATAAAATTCTGCCATCTTTGTTTCTAAAGTTGCGGGCGAATTCCTAACTGGAATTTTAGCCTGTTTGGTATCGCCAGATTCTAAATGATCCAAGTCATCTATCTTGCTGACAACTGGAGACGAATTTCTGTTATTAGAACTAGAAATATGACTATCTTGGGATATTTGTATACTAGGAACTTGGCGATTTTCCTTCATTAAACGACTATAAGTTCTCTGGGGAATAAAGTGAAGAGGATTGTAGCCAACAAAACGCAACATTAAGACACAAGCCCAAGAATATCTACCATCAGTAATGGCTTCAATTATCTGATTTAATTGTTCAATAGTAATTGCATTTTGAAAACTTTTATGAGAAGAATGAATGTGGTGGTTCATGGTCGTCTCGAAGGTAATTAATTTAACTGGAAATTCACAAACTAATTCCGCCTGATTGCAATTGTTTAATTGGGTCAAGCAGAATATCTGCAATACGACGGCGACGGATGATGATCTCAGCCTTTGCTGTTTGCCCAGCTTGAAACTTGATAGTTTGACGATTGGC carries:
- a CDS encoding peptidylprolyl isomerase, with amino-acid sequence MIEFNGEIITPREVVTYLKKTLQIKEVCNNVLYQKIINTAAQERDIKITEAEIQIEADRLRYEKRLVKASDTIAWLVDQLVLSEDWEAGILDSLLSKKLAVSLFAKDVEKYFLENQLDYDQVLLYQIVVSNKQLAQEICYQIEEGEISFYEAAHIYDIDQRRRNHCGYEGKFYRWSLKPDVAAVVFNTTPGDLIGPLIIDKVNYILMVKEFIPAELTDERREEIINKMFQEWLAAKAMSF
- a CDS encoding HetP family heterocyst commitment protein; translated protein: MNHHIHSSHKSFQNAITIEQLNQIIEAITDGRYSWACVLMLRFVGYNPLHFIPQRTYSRLMKENRQVPSIQISQDSHISSSNNRNSSPVVSKIDDLDHLESGDTKQAKIPVRNSPATLETKMAEFYRQHN